The proteins below are encoded in one region of Lactuca sativa cultivar Salinas chromosome 3, Lsat_Salinas_v11, whole genome shotgun sequence:
- the LOC111911646 gene encoding anthocyanidin 3-O-glucosyltransferase 2, translating into MPLKSPPNWHIIDKTSNQSFKKKTEMENLITELVFIPAPGVGHIMSTIEIAKLLVTRDHHLSITVLLINPPPTFGSCSAVTTYIQSLAKTKMDRISFIDLPQDKTPPVSKVPMAALTNCINNHCKYVRKIVANKMSQPGSARVAGFVVDMFCTGMIDVANEFNIPTYVFFTSNAGFLRFKLYIQTLYDYENQDIVVLSNSDSTIHVPSFAKPVPTKVFPGVFQTLEGLDFVLGSARRLRKAKAIIVNTFLELETHAIKSFSEDCTIPMVYPVGPILNLEGCSLKAAGNDEIITWLDSQPPSSVVFLCFGSTGSFDEFQVKEIANGLERSGYRFLWSLRRPPKDKRTRAPSDYEDLGTVLPEGFLQRTAGIGKVTGWVPQVAVLAHSAVGGFVSHCGWNSLLESLWFGVPSAAWPIDAEQQINAFEMVVELGLALEIKLDHKDFCNQKANKVVVTAEEIENGVRRLMNDKKVRTDVKEMREKSIAAVAEGGSSYASVGRLILDFKRNLL; encoded by the coding sequence ATGCCTTTAAAATCCCCCCCGAACTGGCATATCATAGATAAAACTTCAAACCAATCATTTAAGAAAAAAACAGAAATGGAGAATCTAATTACGGAGCTCGTCTTCATCCCTGCACCAGGGGTTGGTCACATCATGTCCACCATCGAGATCGCAAAACTACTCGTGACACGCGACCACCACCTCTCCATTACTGTCCTCCTCATTAACCCGCCTCCCACCTTCGGCTCCTGCTCCGCCGTCACCACGTACATCCAATCATTAGCAAAGACCAAAATGGATCGTATCTCCTTCATCGATCTCCCTCAAGACAAAACCCCACCAGTCTCAAAAGTTCCCATGGCTGCCTTGACTAATTGTATCAACAATCACTGCAAATACGTAAGAAAGATTGTCGCCAACAAGATGAGTCAACCGGGTTCGGCTCGTGTCGCCGGGTTCGTCGTCGACATGTTCTGCACCGGGATGATAGATGTGGCAAACGAGTTTAATATTCCGACATATGTGTTCTTCACTTCTAATGCTGGGTTTCTTAGATTTAAGTTGTACATTCAGACACTCTATGATTATGAGAACCAAGATATTGTCGTGTTAAGCAACTCGGATTCCACGATTCACGTTCCGAGTTTTGCCAAGCCAGTACCAACAAAGGTTTTTCCAGGCGTCTTCCAGACTCTAGAGGGGCTGGACTTTGTTCTGGGGTCTGCCCGGAGACTGAGAAAGGCGAAAGCGATCATTGTGAATACATTCTTGGAATTGGAAACACACGCTATCAAGTCATTCTCGGAAGACTGCACCATTCCAATGGTGTATCCGGTGGGCCCGATACTAAACCTAGAAGGCTGTTCCCTAAAAGCGGCGGGTAATGATGAAATCATCACCTGGTTAGACAGTCAACCGCCTTCCTCGGTGGTGTTCCTGTGTTTTGGGAGTACGGGAAGTTTTGACGAGTTTCAAGTGAAGGAAATAGCAAACGGCTTAGAGCGGAGTGGCTACCGTTTCCTATGGTCCCTGCGTCGACCTCCAAAAGATAAGAGAACAAGAGCGCCGAGTGATTACGAAGACCTAGGAACGGTATTGCCCGAAGGATTCCTGCAACGGACTGCTGGAATCGGAAAAGTAACGGGATGGGTCCCGCAGGTGGCTGTGCTGGCTCACAGTGCAGTCGGAGGGTTTGTGTCTCACTGTGGTTGGAACTCGTTGTTGGAGAGTTTGTGGTTTGGGGTACCATCGGCTGCATGGCCAATCGACGCTGAGCAACAGATTAATGCGTTTGAAATGGTGGTGGAGCTTGGTTTGGCACTGGAGATTAAGTTGGATCATAAGGATTTTTGTAATCAGAAGGCTAATAAAGTCGTGGTCACTGCGGAGGAGATTGAAAATGGGGTAAGACGATTGATGAACGATAAAAAGGTCAGAACGGACGTTAAAGAAATGAGAGAGAAAAGCATAGCGGCGGTGGCAGAGGGAGGTTCGTCGTATGCTTCTGTAGGGCGTCTTATTTTGGACTTTAAACGAAACCTGTTATGA